Proteins found in one Quercus robur chromosome 2, dhQueRobu3.1, whole genome shotgun sequence genomic segment:
- the LOC126694282 gene encoding uncharacterized protein LOC126694282, whose translation MAEELEELWKKLTFTEEEDVGIVLDSSSIKASKEVEKCCAVMKILTQRCISLDVLRKNMRMLWKPNKGVQIFKIDEDLFLVEFGDGKDKKRVIEMCPWSYEKQLVLIQDFEGELTPKWETAHLQEVDKVHVGALAPTIKNEAKVGGPTNVGLDLGPLAMCYVKEKGWIAEMLGPSSKHWKWLTREVKSKPESKGKNPIKVKREGPTPLQELDPNIKDLKRRKGKDDMQNTVGKKHLDGGVLLHGTVGDWGLPRCDEVKHLMGIIGNAKDEKLGGLDRDTRQMREFRECLNRCGLFDLGFVGKRYTWCNRRFGEQRTKLRLDRMVVNESWCEKFPEAMVHHYLMSISEHCLLTLYLYRRQPQKPIRKRFFFEAMWIREEGCREVIEKAWDPMRRDLEFRLTNRLRSCKELEIKTLKKVINETLTREEIMWKQRSRALWLESGDRNTKFFYATARQRRRKNKIGGLLNDQRVWVEDQEGIDSIILDYFSTIFKTDNPLSFDKSLSAISTRVSKEMNGDLLAVFKVEEVRVTLQQMHPTKAPSPDDMSPIFFQKYWEIVHSPQKITEFRPISLCNVVYKIISKVLANRLNGVLTEVIDESQSAFVPGKSITDNVLVAYETMHFIDQRKKGKEALMVVKLDMSKAYDRVEWSYLEAIIRRMGFHEKWIALMMMFVGNVGKKKKESKGNLKGVAVSRGALRVSHLLFADDSIIFYRAFVEDCDRVIKVLEDYEDDSGQKLNKEKTSLFFSKNTKEEV comes from the exons ATGGCGGAGGAGCTAGAGGAGTTATGGAAAAAACTAACATTTACTGAGGAGGAAGATGTAGGGATAGTACTAGATAGCAGTAGCATTAAAGCTTCAAAAGAAGTCGAAAAATGTTGTGCTGTGATGAAGATACTGACCCAAAGATGCATCAGTTTAGATGTGTTAAGGAAAAATATGAGAATGTTGTGGAAGCCAAATAAAGGGGTCCAAATTTTTAAGATAGATGAGGATCTCTTCTTGGTGGAGTTCGGGGATgggaaagataaaaagagagtGATTGAGATGTGTCCTTGGAGCTATGAGAAACAGTTAGTTCTCATCCAAGACTTTGAAGGTGAACTTACTCCAAAG TGGGAGACAGCTCATCTTCAAGAAGTGGACAAAGTGCATGTGGGTGCTTTGGCACCAACTATAAAGAATGAAGCAAAAGTGGGGGGCCCAACTAACGTGGGCTTAGATTTGGGCCCTCTTGCTATGTGCTACGTTAAAGAGAAAGGGTGGATAGCTGAAATGTTAGGCCCATCGAGTAAACATTGGAAATGGCTAACAAGGGAAGTAAAGTCTAAACCagaaagtaaaggaaaaaaccCAATTAAAGTAAAGAGAGAGGGTCCAACTCCACTCCAGGAGTTAGACCCCAACATCAAAGATCTTAAGCGGAGAAAAGGTAAAGATGATATGCAGAACACAGTGGGGAAGAAGCATTTGGATGGCGGAGTGTTATTGCATGGAACTGTCGGGGATTGGGGTCTTCCTCG ATGTGACGAAGTGAAGCATCTCATGGGAATTATTGGAAATGCTAAAG ATGAGAAGCTTGGGGGTCTGGACAGAGACACAAGACAGATGAGGGAATTTAGAGAGTGCTTGAACAGGTGTGGCCTCTTCGACTTGGGTTTTGTGGGTAAAAGATACACATGGTGCAACAGAAGGTTTGGGGAGCAAAGAACAAAGCTTAGACTTGATCGAATGGTGGTAAACGAAAGTTGGTGTGAGAAGTTTCCTGAAGCTATGGTGCACCACTACTTAATGTCAATTTCGGAACATTGTCTACTAACATTATATCTCTATCGTCGTCAGCCACAAAAACCAATAAGGAAGAGGTTTTTCTTCGAGGCAATGTGGATTAGGGAAGAAGGTTGTAGGGAGGTGATTGAAAAGGCTTGGGACCCGATGAGGAGAGATCTGGAGTTTAGGCTCACGAATAGATTGAGAAGCTGTAAAGAAT TGGAAATCAAAACTCTGAAGAAGGTAATTAATGAGACCCTTACTAGGGAGGAAATCATGTGGAAACAAAGGTCAAGGGCTCTATGGTTAGAGTCAGGAGATCGCAATACAAAGTTTTTTTACGCCACGGCTAGACAAAGGCGTAGAAAAAATAAGATTGGTGGATTGCTGAATGATCAACGTGTTTGGGTTGAAGACCAGGAAGGTATTGACAGCATTATTTTGGATTATTTTTCTACCATTTTCAAGACTGACAACCCTTTAAGTTTTGACAAGAGCTTGAGTGCAATTTCTACTCGGGTTTCCAAGGAGATGAATGGGGACCTGTTAGCAGTGTTTAAGGTAGAGGAAGTTCGTGTCACTCTCCAACAAATGCATCCCACAAAAGCCCCTAGTCCTGATGATATGTCTCCTATTTTCTTCCAAAAGTACTGGGAAATT GTCCATTCTCCCCAGAAAATTACTGAGTTTAGGCCAATAAGCCTCTGCAACGTGGTATACAAAATTATCTCTAAAGTGCTTGCAAACAGGCTTAATGGTGTCCTTACGGAGGTGATTGATGAGTCTCAAAGTGCATTTGTGCCTGGTAAATCGATTACAGACAATGTGCTGGTTGCTTACGAAACAATGCATTTTATAGACCAAcgaaagaagggaaaagaagCCCTTATGGTGGTGAAGCTTGATATGAGCAAGGCGTATGATAGGGTCGAGTGGTCTTATCTTGAAGCCATAATAAGGAGAATGGGATTTCACGAGAAATGGATTGCTCTAATGATGAT GTTTGTCGGCaatgttggaaaaaaaaaaaaggagagtaAAGGAAACTTAAAAGGAGTTGCGGTGAGTAGGGGAGCTCTAAGAGTTTCGCATCTTCTATTTGCGGATGACAGCATCATCTTTTATAGGGCTTTTGTTGAGGATTGTGATAGGGTGATCAAGGTTTTAGAGGATTACGAAGATGACTCAGGGCAGAAACTAAATAAGGAGAAAACTTCCTTATTTTTCAGCAAGAATACAAAGGAAGAGGTTTAG
- the LOC126712176 gene encoding uncharacterized protein LOC126712176: MASGFGESTSRPSQNPSFSSNNNNNSDAGNFECNICLDLAQDPIVTLCGHLFCWPCLYKWLHGHSQAQECPVCKALVEEEKLVPLYGRGKTSTDPRSKSIPGVDIPNRPAGQRPETAPPPEPNHFAHHGHGFGLTGGLGGFAPMASARFGNFTFSAAFGGLIPSLFNLQLHGFPDATMYGTPAGFPYGFSNSFHGGHVHGFHQRTGQRHQDNNLKRLLLLIAFCVLLALLWQ; the protein is encoded by the coding sequence ATGGCAAGTGGGTTTGGTGAATCAACAAGCAGACCTTCACAAAACCCTTCTTTTTCAagcaataacaataataacagtGATGCTGGTAATTTTGAATGCAATATTTGCCTTGACTTAGCTCAAGACCCAATTGTGACTTTATGTGGACATCTTTTCTGCTGGCCTTGCCTTTACAAATGGCTCCACGGTCACTCGCAAGCCCAGGAATGCCCGGTTTGCAAGGCCCTTGTTGAGGAGGAGAAGTTGGTCCCATTGTATGGTAGGGGAAAGACATCGACTGATCCGAGATCAAAGTCTATTCCTGGTGTTGACATTCCTAATCGTCCAGCTGGGCAGAGACCCGAGACAGCTCCTCCACCCGAACCAAATCATTTTGCCCACCACGGCCACGGGTTTGGATTAACTGGTGGGTTGGGAGGTTTTGCACCAATGGCAAGTGCTAGGTTTGGGAATTTCACTTTCTCTGCGGCTTTTGGTGGTCTCATTCCATCTCTGTTTAACCTGCAGTTACATGGGTTTCCTGATGCTACTATGTATGGTACCCCGGCTGGTTTCCCTTATGGGTTTTCTAATTCATTTCATGGTGGCCATGTGCATGGATTCCATCAGCGTACAGGTCAAAGGCATCAGGATAATAATCTGAAGAGGCTGCTTTTGCTTATTGCATTTTGTGTTCTTCTTGCTCTTCTTTGGCAATAG
- the LOC126712177 gene encoding elongation of fatty acids protein 3-like yields the protein MGLTLVQNITYWLSEHPSIVNFRWSPTQSWGSTWSFVITAISSYVVLATTLNLVLIRRRRPLPLGPIPAVHSLAMALISALIFTGILLSAAAEIRDTRWFWRRTRTTTPFQWLLCFPLGTRPSGRVFFWSYIFYLSRFLHLFRTFFAILRRRKLTFFRLFNHSILIFMSFLWLEFSQSFQVLAILLTTLLYSVVYGYRFWTAIGLPSACFPFVVNCQVVLLGCNLVCHFGVFLLHFLRGGCNGMGAWGFNSVLNGAILLLFLRFYVKMYLTRNKSTLEVAREDDASSMKLKDKDT from the coding sequence ATGGGGCTAACGTTGGTACAGAACATAACATATTGGTTATCAGAGCACCCATCAATCGTGAACTTCCGCTGGAGTCCAACCCAATCGTGGGGCTCCACGTGGTCATTCGTCATTACAGCAATCTCCTCCTACGTCGTACTCGCCACCACTCTCAACCTAGTGCTAATCAGACGCCGCCGTCCGCTGCCACTCGGCCCAATCCCGGCCGTCCACAGCCTCGCCATGGCCTTGATCTCCGCCCTCATTTTCACCGGCATTCTCCTCTCCGCGGCGGCGGAGATCCGAGACACGCGCTGGTTCTGGCGGCGGACGAGGACGACGACGCCGTTTCAGTGGCTCCTCTGCTTCCCGCTGGGCACGCGCCCCAGCGGGCGCGTGTTCTTCTGGTCCTACATTTTCTACCTCTCGCGTTTCCTCCACCTCTTCCGCACATTCTTCGCTATCCTCCGTCGACGGAAACTCACTTTCTTTCGTCTCTTCAACCACTCCATCCTAATCTTCATGAGCTTCCTCTGGCTCGAGTTTTCGCAATCGTTTCAAGTTCTTGCGATTCTGCTGACGACTTTGCTGTACTCCGTGGTTTACGGGTACCGTTTCTGGACCGCGATTGGGCTGCCTAGCGCGTGCTTTCCATTCGTCGTCAACTGCCAGGTCGTTTTGCTTGGCTGCAACTTGGTTTGCCATTTTGGGGTTTTCCTATTGCACTTCCTGAGAGGCGGGTGTAACGGCATGGGCGCGTGGGGGTTCAATTCGGTTCTCAACGGAGCGATTCTGTTGCTGTTCTTGAGGTTCTATGTCAAGATGTATTTGACGAGGAACAAATCAACGCTCGAGGTAGCGCGTGAAGATGACGCTTCCTCGATGAAACTCAAAGATAAGGACACCTGA
- the LOC126712178 gene encoding probable 1-acyl-sn-glycerol-3-phosphate acyltransferase 4 isoform X4 — MEVYGPLKSDINKLKHRPLTPIRTLRGITCLLVYFSTAFMFVVYFTPVAVVMLRLVSIRCSRKVTSFIFGMWLAMWPSLFEKINRTKVVFSGDIVPAGERVLLIANHRTEVDWMYLWNLALRKGRLGYIKYILKSSLMKLPIFGWGFHILEFIPVERKWETDEPVMRNMLSTFTNPRDPLWLAVFPEGTDFTEDKCKKSKKFAAEAGLPVLENVLLPKTRGFCACLDALQGSLDAVYDVTIAYKHQCPSFLDNAFGVDPSEVHIHIRRFPVEKIPASDSEAADWLMDAFQLKDQLLSDFKAQGHFPNQGTEEELSTLKCLD, encoded by the exons ATGGAAGTTTACGGGCCGCTCAAATctgatataaataaattaaagcacCGCCCTTTGACTCCTATTAGGACTTTAAGGGGTATTACTTGTTTACTGGTGTATTTTTCCACTGCCTTCATGTTTGTAGTGTATTTTACACCCGTGGCTGTTGTTATGTTGCGGCTTGTCAGCATACGTTGCAGTAGGAAAGTAACATCCTTCATCTTTGGTATGTGGCTTGCTATGTGGCCATCtctatttgaaaaaataaacagGACTAAAGTGGTTTTTTCGGGAGACATTGTTCCAGCAGGGGAGCGTGTTTTGCTTATTGCCAATCACAGAACTGAGGTTGATTGGATGTACTTGTGGAATCTTGCATTGCGGAAGGGGCGTCTGGGCTACATCAAGTATATCCTTAAGAGCAGCTTGATGAAATTACCTATTTTTGGTTGGGGATTTCACATCTTGGAGTTTATTCCTGTGGAGAGGAAGTGGGAAACTGATGAACCTGTTATGCGCAATATGCTTTCAACATTTACGAATCCTCGAGATCCATTATGGCTCGCTGTTTTTCCCGAAGGAACTGATTTTAC TGAAGACAAATgcaaaaagagtaaaaaatttGCAGCTGAAGCTGGACTTCCTGTGCTGGAGAATGTCCTACTCCCCAAGACAAGGGGCTTTTGTGCTTGCTTAGATGCTCTGCAGGGCTCCTTGGATGCAG TTTATGATGTGACCATTGCATACAAGCATCAATGCCCTTCTTTTTTGGACAATGCATTTGGTGTGGATCCTTCAGAAGTTCACATTCATATTCGACGTTTCCCTGTTGAGAAGATTCCTGCATCTGATAGTGAGGCTGCTGATTGGTTAATGGATGCCTTCCAGCTCAAGGACCAGTTACTCTCCGATTTTAAGGCTCAAGGCCATTTCCCCAACCAAGGAACAGAAGAAGAACTTTCTACGCTGAAGTGCTTG GACTAG
- the LOC126712178 gene encoding probable 1-acyl-sn-glycerol-3-phosphate acyltransferase 4 isoform X1, whose product MEVYGPLKSDINKLKHRPLTPIRTLRGITCLLVYFSTAFMFVVYFTPVAVVMLRLVSIRCSRKVTSFIFGMWLAMWPSLFEKINRTKVVFSGDIVPAGERVLLIANHRTEVDWMYLWNLALRKGRLGYIKYILKSSLMKLPIFGWGFHILEFIPVERKWETDEPVMRNMLSTFTNPRDPLWLAVFPEGTDFTEDKCKKSKKFAAEAGLPVLENVLLPKTRGFCACLDALQGSLDAVYDVTIAYKHQCPSFLDNAFGVDPSEVHIHIRRFPVEKIPASDSEAADWLMDAFQLKDQLLSDFKAQGHFPNQGTEEELSTLKCLVNFAVVISLTVYFTYLTFFSSIWFKLYVGLSCAYLSFATYFKIQPWPVLGFLRAMFYSKKTRSA is encoded by the exons ATGGAAGTTTACGGGCCGCTCAAATctgatataaataaattaaagcacCGCCCTTTGACTCCTATTAGGACTTTAAGGGGTATTACTTGTTTACTGGTGTATTTTTCCACTGCCTTCATGTTTGTAGTGTATTTTACACCCGTGGCTGTTGTTATGTTGCGGCTTGTCAGCATACGTTGCAGTAGGAAAGTAACATCCTTCATCTTTGGTATGTGGCTTGCTATGTGGCCATCtctatttgaaaaaataaacagGACTAAAGTGGTTTTTTCGGGAGACATTGTTCCAGCAGGGGAGCGTGTTTTGCTTATTGCCAATCACAGAACTGAGGTTGATTGGATGTACTTGTGGAATCTTGCATTGCGGAAGGGGCGTCTGGGCTACATCAAGTATATCCTTAAGAGCAGCTTGATGAAATTACCTATTTTTGGTTGGGGATTTCACATCTTGGAGTTTATTCCTGTGGAGAGGAAGTGGGAAACTGATGAACCTGTTATGCGCAATATGCTTTCAACATTTACGAATCCTCGAGATCCATTATGGCTCGCTGTTTTTCCCGAAGGAACTGATTTTAC TGAAGACAAATgcaaaaagagtaaaaaatttGCAGCTGAAGCTGGACTTCCTGTGCTGGAGAATGTCCTACTCCCCAAGACAAGGGGCTTTTGTGCTTGCTTAGATGCTCTGCAGGGCTCCTTGGATGCAG TTTATGATGTGACCATTGCATACAAGCATCAATGCCCTTCTTTTTTGGACAATGCATTTGGTGTGGATCCTTCAGAAGTTCACATTCATATTCGACGTTTCCCTGTTGAGAAGATTCCTGCATCTGATAGTGAGGCTGCTGATTGGTTAATGGATGCCTTCCAGCTCAAGGACCAGTTACTCTCCGATTTTAAGGCTCAAGGCCATTTCCCCAACCAAGGAACAGAAGAAGAACTTTCTACGCTGAAGTGCTTGGTAAATTTTGCTGTTGTAATTTCTTTGACAGTTTATTTTACTTATCTTACCTTTTTTTCGTCCATTTGGTTTAAACTATACGTAGGTTTATCATGTGCATACCTTTCATTTGCTacatatttcaaaattcaaCCTTGGCCAGTTTTAGGCTTTCTTAGAGCAATGTTCTATAGCAAAAAGACAAGAAGTGCGTAG
- the LOC126712178 gene encoding probable 1-acyl-sn-glycerol-3-phosphate acyltransferase 4 isoform X3 — translation MEVYGPLKSDINKLKHRPLTPIRTLRGITCLLVYFSTAFMFVVYFTPVAVVMLRLVSIRCSRKVTSFIFGMWLAMWPSLFEKINRTKVVFSGDIVPAGERVLLIANHRTEVDWMYLWNLALRKGRLGYIKYILKSSLMKLPIFGWGFHILEFIPVERKWETDEPVMRNMLSTFTNPRDPLWLAVFPEGTDFTEDKCKKSKKFAAEAGLPVLENVLLPKTRGFCACLDALQGSLDAVYDVTIAYKHQCPSFLDNAFGVDPSEVHIHIRRFPVEKIPASDSEAADWLMDAFQLKDQLLSDFKAQGHFPNQGTEEELSTLKCLIWQVAS, via the exons ATGGAAGTTTACGGGCCGCTCAAATctgatataaataaattaaagcacCGCCCTTTGACTCCTATTAGGACTTTAAGGGGTATTACTTGTTTACTGGTGTATTTTTCCACTGCCTTCATGTTTGTAGTGTATTTTACACCCGTGGCTGTTGTTATGTTGCGGCTTGTCAGCATACGTTGCAGTAGGAAAGTAACATCCTTCATCTTTGGTATGTGGCTTGCTATGTGGCCATCtctatttgaaaaaataaacagGACTAAAGTGGTTTTTTCGGGAGACATTGTTCCAGCAGGGGAGCGTGTTTTGCTTATTGCCAATCACAGAACTGAGGTTGATTGGATGTACTTGTGGAATCTTGCATTGCGGAAGGGGCGTCTGGGCTACATCAAGTATATCCTTAAGAGCAGCTTGATGAAATTACCTATTTTTGGTTGGGGATTTCACATCTTGGAGTTTATTCCTGTGGAGAGGAAGTGGGAAACTGATGAACCTGTTATGCGCAATATGCTTTCAACATTTACGAATCCTCGAGATCCATTATGGCTCGCTGTTTTTCCCGAAGGAACTGATTTTAC TGAAGACAAATgcaaaaagagtaaaaaatttGCAGCTGAAGCTGGACTTCCTGTGCTGGAGAATGTCCTACTCCCCAAGACAAGGGGCTTTTGTGCTTGCTTAGATGCTCTGCAGGGCTCCTTGGATGCAG TTTATGATGTGACCATTGCATACAAGCATCAATGCCCTTCTTTTTTGGACAATGCATTTGGTGTGGATCCTTCAGAAGTTCACATTCATATTCGACGTTTCCCTGTTGAGAAGATTCCTGCATCTGATAGTGAGGCTGCTGATTGGTTAATGGATGCCTTCCAGCTCAAGGACCAGTTACTCTCCGATTTTAAGGCTCAAGGCCATTTCCCCAACCAAGGAACAGAAGAAGAACTTTCTACGCTGAAGTGCTTG ATTTGGCAGGTGGCATCATAA
- the LOC126712178 gene encoding probable 1-acyl-sn-glycerol-3-phosphate acyltransferase 4 isoform X2, with protein MEVYGPLKSDINKLKHRPLTPIRTLRGITCLLVYFSTAFMFVVYFTPVAVVMLRLVSIRCSRKVTSFIFGMWLAMWPSLFEKINRTKVVFSGDIVPAGERVLLIANHRTEVDWMYLWNLALRKGRLGYIKYILKSSLMKLPIFGWGFHILEFIPVERKWETDEPVMRNMLSTFTNPRDPLWLAVFPEGTDFTEDKCKKSKKFAAEAGLPVLENVLLPKTRGFCACLDALQGSLDAVYDVTIAYKHQCPSFLDNAFGVDPSEVHIHIRRFPVEKIPASDSEAADWLMDAFQLKDQLLSDFKAQGHFPNQGTEEELSTLKCLRLCSFKSIYDTVHLATWAN; from the exons ATGGAAGTTTACGGGCCGCTCAAATctgatataaataaattaaagcacCGCCCTTTGACTCCTATTAGGACTTTAAGGGGTATTACTTGTTTACTGGTGTATTTTTCCACTGCCTTCATGTTTGTAGTGTATTTTACACCCGTGGCTGTTGTTATGTTGCGGCTTGTCAGCATACGTTGCAGTAGGAAAGTAACATCCTTCATCTTTGGTATGTGGCTTGCTATGTGGCCATCtctatttgaaaaaataaacagGACTAAAGTGGTTTTTTCGGGAGACATTGTTCCAGCAGGGGAGCGTGTTTTGCTTATTGCCAATCACAGAACTGAGGTTGATTGGATGTACTTGTGGAATCTTGCATTGCGGAAGGGGCGTCTGGGCTACATCAAGTATATCCTTAAGAGCAGCTTGATGAAATTACCTATTTTTGGTTGGGGATTTCACATCTTGGAGTTTATTCCTGTGGAGAGGAAGTGGGAAACTGATGAACCTGTTATGCGCAATATGCTTTCAACATTTACGAATCCTCGAGATCCATTATGGCTCGCTGTTTTTCCCGAAGGAACTGATTTTAC TGAAGACAAATgcaaaaagagtaaaaaatttGCAGCTGAAGCTGGACTTCCTGTGCTGGAGAATGTCCTACTCCCCAAGACAAGGGGCTTTTGTGCTTGCTTAGATGCTCTGCAGGGCTCCTTGGATGCAG TTTATGATGTGACCATTGCATACAAGCATCAATGCCCTTCTTTTTTGGACAATGCATTTGGTGTGGATCCTTCAGAAGTTCACATTCATATTCGACGTTTCCCTGTTGAGAAGATTCCTGCATCTGATAGTGAGGCTGCTGATTGGTTAATGGATGCCTTCCAGCTCAAGGACCAGTTACTCTCCGATTTTAAGGCTCAAGGCCATTTCCCCAACCAAGGAACAGAAGAAGAACTTTCTACGCTGAAGTGCTTG CGCTTATGTAGCTTCAAGTCAATCTATGACACCGTTCATCTTGCAACCTGGGCAAACTAG